In Luteibacter mycovicinus, a genomic segment contains:
- a CDS encoding TonB-dependent receptor domain-containing protein produces the protein MKKTLLAAALLSSIAAAHAADAPDALDPVIVTATRTATPLDEVLAPVTVITHEDIERLQPRNVQDLLAGLPGVVMANTGGIGQQTSLFMRGSNSSHTLVLVDGVRVGTVGAGLPAYEQLPVEQIDHIEVVRGPRSSLYGSDAIGGVIQIFTRHGQAGEAPTPSLSVTGGSHGYTAGQVGVSGGTTHGWYNASLGGQYTSGINACRIGAGTAFKGCFTDEPDHDAYRTYNGALSGGYRWDDGTELTGSWLRSKGDIEYDGDYQNLTRRSQQVAGAKLAFDVLSTWRMSVSLGQNQDRADNYLNGADKGYYDADFNYVTGADKLRVGYLYSKRNQGSWQNDFTLAPGQTLSAGVDYQQEKLSSDTDYLKDTRNNTGVFALYQGVFGPHEIQLSARHDHNTQFGNHTTGSAAYGFRFDNGMKVTASYGTAFHAPTFNDEYYPYGVPTVNLKPEKSRTAEIGLSGRPGIWNWAVNAYQSQVDDLIGYDANFLPVNVSKARLRGLEGQVGADVDGWHVRGYLTLQQPLDRDSGLEKDNLLARRPRRTGRVDLDKDLGALTLGGSVYASGYSYDDAANTTRLGGYTTADLRATWHMDDAWSVQGRVANVADKRYETAAYYNQLGRTYYVTVRFSPVR, from the coding sequence ATGAAGAAGACCCTGCTCGCGGCAGCCCTGCTGTCGTCGATCGCCGCTGCCCACGCGGCCGACGCCCCGGACGCCCTCGATCCCGTGATCGTCACCGCGACCCGCACGGCCACGCCGCTGGACGAGGTACTCGCCCCGGTGACCGTGATCACCCACGAAGACATCGAGCGTCTGCAGCCGCGTAACGTCCAGGACCTGCTCGCCGGGCTGCCCGGTGTGGTCATGGCCAACACCGGCGGTATCGGCCAGCAGACCTCGCTGTTCATGCGTGGCAGCAACTCCTCGCACACGCTGGTCCTCGTGGACGGTGTCCGCGTGGGTACCGTGGGCGCGGGTCTGCCGGCTTACGAGCAGCTGCCGGTCGAGCAGATCGACCATATCGAGGTCGTCCGCGGTCCGCGCTCGAGCCTTTACGGCTCCGACGCGATCGGCGGCGTCATCCAGATCTTCACCCGCCACGGCCAGGCCGGCGAAGCGCCGACCCCGAGCCTCTCGGTCACCGGCGGCAGCCACGGCTACACCGCCGGTCAGGTCGGCGTGTCGGGCGGCACGACCCACGGCTGGTACAACGCCAGCCTCGGCGGCCAGTACACCTCGGGCATCAACGCCTGCCGCATCGGCGCGGGCACGGCGTTCAAGGGCTGCTTCACCGACGAGCCGGACCATGACGCCTATCGCACGTACAACGGCGCGCTGTCGGGCGGTTATCGCTGGGACGACGGCACCGAGCTCACCGGCAGCTGGCTGCGCAGCAAGGGCGATATCGAATACGACGGCGACTACCAGAACCTGACCCGACGCTCGCAGCAGGTCGCCGGCGCGAAGCTGGCTTTCGACGTGCTGTCCACGTGGCGCATGTCGGTCAGTCTGGGCCAGAACCAGGACCGCGCCGACAACTACCTCAATGGCGCCGACAAGGGCTATTACGACGCGGACTTCAACTACGTCACCGGTGCCGACAAGCTGCGCGTGGGATATCTGTACTCTAAGCGCAATCAGGGTTCCTGGCAGAACGACTTCACGCTGGCCCCGGGCCAGACGCTGAGCGCCGGCGTCGACTACCAGCAGGAAAAGCTGAGCAGCGACACGGATTATCTCAAGGACACCCGCAACAACACGGGCGTGTTCGCGCTCTACCAGGGCGTGTTCGGCCCGCATGAGATCCAGCTGTCGGCCCGCCACGACCACAACACCCAGTTCGGCAACCACACGACCGGCTCGGCCGCCTATGGCTTCCGTTTCGACAACGGCATGAAGGTCACGGCCTCTTATGGCACCGCCTTCCACGCGCCGACCTTCAACGACGAGTACTACCCGTACGGCGTGCCCACGGTGAACCTCAAGCCGGAGAAGTCGCGCACCGCCGAGATCGGCCTGTCGGGTCGTCCGGGCATCTGGAACTGGGCCGTCAACGCCTACCAGAGCCAGGTCGACGACCTGATCGGCTACGACGCGAACTTCCTGCCGGTCAACGTCAGCAAGGCCCGCCTGCGCGGCCTCGAAGGCCAGGTGGGCGCGGACGTCGATGGCTGGCACGTGCGCGGCTACCTGACGCTGCAGCAGCCGCTGGACCGGGACAGCGGGCTCGAGAAGGACAACCTGCTGGCCCGCCGTCCGCGTCGCACCGGTCGCGTGGATCTGGACAAGGACCTGGGCGCGTTGACACTGGGTGGCTCGGTCTACGCCTCGGGTTACAGCTACGACGACGCGGCCAACACGACGCGTCTGGGCGGCTACACGACCGCGGATCTGCGTGCCACCTGGCACATGGACGATGCCTGGAGCGTGCAGGGCCGGGTCGCGAACGTGGCGGACAAGCGGTACGAGACGGCGGCGTATTACAACCAGCTGGGGCGGACCTACTATGTGACCGTGCGGTTCTCGCCCGTACGCTGA
- the nagA gene encoding N-acetylglucosamine-6-phosphate deacetylase yields MTLALVNGRVLTDNGFQSGFAVLVDDGKITGLALPSDPRVRAAERHDLGGRTLLPGFIDCQVNGGGGVLFNDAPTVDAIRTIGEAHARFGTTGFLPTLISDDAEVMAKAIDAVNDAVAQGVPGVLGIHLEGPFIAPERKGVHDPAKFRIADADDVAMVARRHGGVTLLTLAPERASAEVLQELVANGVIVAAGHTAADYETTRHALATGVRGFTHLFNAMTPFTSREPGVVGAALEDQASWCGLIVDGHHVHPTSLRVAIAAKAPRKMMLVTDAMPPVGSDNPNFVLKGETITVRDGVCQTADGTLAGSALDMATAVRNTVDMVGVAYDEAARMASTYPAAFLGLGATHGHIAAGYRADFVVMDETHTVIETWIGGERVYAAG; encoded by the coding sequence ATGACTCTCGCCCTCGTCAACGGCCGTGTGCTCACCGACAATGGATTCCAGAGCGGCTTTGCCGTGCTGGTCGACGATGGAAAGATCACCGGACTGGCGCTGCCATCCGATCCGCGCGTGCGCGCGGCGGAGCGCCATGACCTCGGTGGTCGCACCTTGCTGCCCGGCTTCATCGACTGCCAGGTCAACGGCGGGGGCGGCGTACTGTTCAACGATGCACCAACGGTCGACGCGATCCGCACGATCGGCGAGGCACACGCGAGATTCGGCACCACGGGTTTTCTGCCCACGCTGATCAGTGACGACGCGGAGGTCATGGCGAAAGCCATCGATGCCGTGAACGACGCGGTCGCCCAGGGCGTGCCGGGCGTGCTCGGCATCCATCTGGAAGGCCCCTTCATCGCCCCTGAGCGCAAGGGCGTGCACGACCCGGCCAAGTTTCGCATCGCCGATGCCGACGATGTCGCGATGGTCGCGCGGCGCCACGGCGGCGTGACCCTGCTGACGCTGGCTCCCGAGCGCGCTTCCGCGGAAGTACTCCAGGAGCTGGTCGCCAACGGCGTCATCGTGGCCGCGGGCCACACGGCCGCCGACTACGAGACCACGCGGCATGCACTGGCGACGGGCGTGCGCGGCTTCACCCATCTGTTCAACGCGATGACACCCTTCACCAGCCGCGAGCCTGGCGTCGTCGGTGCCGCGCTCGAAGACCAGGCCAGCTGGTGCGGTCTGATCGTCGACGGCCACCACGTGCACCCGACCTCGCTGCGTGTCGCCATCGCGGCGAAGGCGCCAAGGAAGATGATGCTGGTCACCGACGCGATGCCGCCCGTGGGGTCGGACAATCCGAACTTCGTGCTCAAGGGCGAAACCATCACCGTGCGCGACGGCGTCTGCCAGACGGCGGACGGCACGCTGGCCGGCTCCGCGCTGGACATGGCCACGGCGGTGCGCAATACGGTCGACATGGTCGGCGTAGCCTACGATGAAGCCGCGCGCATGGCGTCAACGTATCCGGCCGCGTTCCTCGGCCTCGGCGCCACCCACGGTCATATCGCCGCCGGTTACCGCGCCGACTTCGTCGTGATGGACGAGACCCATACGGTGATCGAAACCTGGATCGGCGGCGAGCGCGTTTACGCCGCGGGCTGA
- a CDS encoding SIS domain-containing protein: MTIQPQDTLMYREAHETAEVVERQLALNEAVIGALAERLRANPPRMVITCARGSSDHAAMYAKYVFETQLGVVTASASPSVTSIYHAAQRLDGALYVAVSQSGKSPDLVRNAEAAKKAGAYVVALVNVTDSPLADVADVVVPLHAGPETSVAATKSYLGALFAILHIAARWSGKAEIADALAALPAQLRQGWDADWSSLTEGLVDAHNLFVVGRGFGFAGALEAALKFKETCGLHAEAFSAAEVKHGPMALVGPDFPVLFFAQNDDTLPGVLDVAAEFRKRGANVWIAAPGATGEGVLPLVATAPIAAPLITVQSFYRATAALALKRGFNPDVPPHLNKVTETV; this comes from the coding sequence ATGACGATCCAGCCGCAAGACACCCTGATGTACCGCGAAGCGCACGAGACCGCCGAGGTCGTCGAGCGGCAGCTTGCCCTTAACGAAGCCGTGATCGGCGCCCTTGCCGAGCGCCTGCGCGCGAACCCGCCGCGCATGGTGATCACCTGCGCCCGTGGCAGTTCGGATCACGCGGCGATGTACGCGAAGTACGTGTTCGAAACGCAGCTTGGCGTCGTCACCGCCTCGGCCTCGCCGTCGGTCACCTCGATTTACCACGCCGCGCAGCGCCTCGATGGCGCGCTTTACGTCGCCGTATCCCAGTCGGGCAAGAGTCCGGATCTGGTCCGCAACGCTGAAGCCGCGAAGAAGGCCGGTGCGTACGTCGTGGCGCTGGTCAACGTGACCGACTCGCCGCTGGCGGACGTCGCGGACGTGGTCGTCCCGCTGCACGCGGGCCCGGAAACCAGCGTCGCCGCGACCAAGAGCTATCTCGGCGCGCTGTTCGCGATTCTGCATATCGCCGCCCGGTGGAGTGGCAAGGCCGAGATCGCCGACGCCCTGGCCGCGTTGCCCGCGCAGCTGCGCCAGGGCTGGGATGCCGACTGGTCGTCGCTGACGGAAGGCCTCGTCGATGCGCACAACCTGTTCGTGGTCGGTCGTGGCTTCGGCTTCGCCGGTGCGCTGGAAGCGGCGCTCAAGTTCAAGGAAACCTGCGGCCTGCATGCCGAAGCCTTCAGCGCGGCCGAAGTGAAACACGGCCCGATGGCGCTGGTCGGCCCGGACTTCCCGGTGCTGTTCTTCGCGCAGAACGACGACACGCTCCCGGGCGTGCTCGATGTCGCCGCCGAGTTCCGCAAGCGTGGCGCCAATGTCTGGATCGCCGCGCCGGGTGCGACGGGTGAGGGTGTGCTGCCGCTGGTCGCCACCGCACCGATCGCCGCGCCGCTGATCACGGTGCAGAGCTTCTACCGCGCCACGGCGGCGCTCGCGCTGAAGCGCGGCTTCAATCCCGACGTGCCGCCGCACCTGAATAAAGTCACCGAGACCGTCTGA
- a CDS encoding GntR family transcriptional regulator codes for MESALVAEYQRLQYDPAARQPLAYMRLRRAIRNVIENGEVQVGHALPSERDLARALTLSRVTVRKAIGGLVEDGLLTQRHGAGTFVSERIVKPLSRMTSFTEDLRARGLNPRSEFFERAIGEVTPEEAMAMNLSPGTQVVRLHRLRYAGDEPLAIERSAVPLNLLPDPSLVEDSLYEALDTLGNRPRRALQRLRAVVLGPAQTRLLRLGAGSAGLNIERRSFLDDGRIVEFTCSWYRGDIYDFVAELQSD; via the coding sequence ATGGAAAGCGCTCTCGTCGCCGAATACCAACGCCTGCAGTACGACCCGGCCGCGCGGCAGCCGCTGGCGTACATGCGCCTGCGTCGCGCCATCCGCAACGTGATCGAAAACGGCGAGGTGCAGGTCGGCCATGCACTGCCCAGTGAGCGGGACCTGGCCAGGGCCCTCACGCTGTCCCGGGTTACCGTGCGCAAGGCCATCGGCGGCCTGGTCGAGGATGGTCTGCTCACCCAGCGTCATGGCGCGGGCACCTTCGTGTCCGAGCGCATCGTCAAGCCGCTGTCGCGTATGACCAGCTTCACCGAGGATCTTCGCGCGCGCGGGCTCAATCCGCGCTCGGAGTTCTTCGAGCGGGCCATCGGCGAGGTCACCCCGGAAGAAGCCATGGCGATGAATCTCTCGCCCGGCACCCAGGTGGTCCGCCTGCACCGCCTGCGCTACGCGGGCGACGAGCCGCTGGCGATCGAGCGCAGCGCGGTGCCACTCAACCTGCTGCCCGACCCCAGCCTGGTCGAGGACTCCCTGTACGAAGCGCTCGACACGCTGGGCAACCGCCCGCGACGTGCGTTGCAACGCCTGCGCGCGGTGGTGCTGGGCCCTGCCCAGACCCGGCTGCTCCGGCTCGGCGCCGGCAGTGCCGGGCTGAATATCGAGCGGCGCAGCTTCCTCGACGACGGCCGCATCGTCGAGTTCACGTGTTCCTGGTATCGCGGGGACATCTACGACTTCGTCGCCGAACTGCAGAGCGACTGA
- the zwf gene encoding glucose-6-phosphate dehydrogenase — MSWYVTGTIRRHTHRSQQATVVSAHLLPIEPFDLVIFGGTGDLAVRKLLPALFHRFVDGQIQPSSRLIGVAREALDDAGYRDLVRSSVEKGVSHVAPAQLDAFIQMVSYRSLDARKEEGWDEFAALMQQQAQHIRVFYLSTAPDIFTDICQRLGSLGLNGERSRVVLEKPIGRDLESANAINDAVARVFNESQTYRIDHYLGKETVQNLLALRFGNALFEPLWNAQHIDHVQITVAETVGVGHRAGYYDRAGALRDMVQNHILQLVCMLAMEPPSSLAPDAVRDEKLKVLRSLRPINASNAGNLTVRGQYRAGAAEGQGVPGYLDELGSDQSRTETFVALKAEIGNWRWAGVPFYLRTGKRLPNRISEIVVTFRALPHSIFDPTNGPLLPNRLTLRLQPDEGVKLWLTIKHPGPGGLRLRHVPLDMSFAAAFGVQQPDAYERLILDVVRGNPTLFMRRDEVEAAWNWAGPILEAWEGSGDTPKPYTAGTWGPSAAVALIERDGRTWAEDAA, encoded by the coding sequence ATGTCCTGGTATGTCACTGGTACGATCCGTCGGCATACCCATCGATCCCAGCAGGCCACTGTCGTGAGCGCTCATCTCCTCCCGATCGAACCTTTCGATCTGGTCATCTTCGGCGGCACCGGCGACCTCGCCGTCCGCAAGCTTCTTCCCGCGCTGTTCCATCGCTTCGTGGACGGCCAGATCCAGCCCAGCAGCCGCCTCATCGGCGTGGCCCGCGAGGCCCTCGACGATGCGGGCTACCGCGACCTGGTCCGCTCCTCGGTCGAGAAAGGCGTGTCCCACGTGGCTCCGGCCCAGCTGGACGCGTTCATCCAGATGGTTTCCTACCGCTCGCTCGACGCGCGCAAGGAAGAAGGCTGGGATGAATTCGCCGCGCTGATGCAGCAGCAGGCGCAGCACATCCGCGTGTTCTACCTGTCGACCGCGCCGGACATCTTCACCGACATCTGCCAGCGCCTCGGGTCGCTCGGTCTCAACGGCGAGCGCTCGCGCGTGGTGCTGGAGAAGCCGATCGGTCGCGATCTGGAAAGCGCCAACGCGATCAACGACGCGGTGGCCCGGGTCTTCAACGAGTCGCAGACCTACCGGATCGATCATTACCTCGGTAAGGAAACGGTGCAGAACCTGCTGGCGCTGCGCTTCGGCAACGCCCTGTTCGAGCCGCTGTGGAACGCCCAGCATATCGACCACGTGCAGATCACCGTCGCCGAGACGGTCGGCGTCGGTCATCGCGCGGGTTACTACGATCGTGCCGGCGCGCTGCGCGACATGGTCCAGAACCATATCCTGCAGCTGGTCTGCATGCTCGCCATGGAGCCGCCCTCGTCGCTGGCGCCCGATGCCGTGCGTGACGAAAAACTCAAAGTGCTGCGTTCGCTGCGCCCGATCAACGCCAGCAACGCCGGCAACCTCACCGTGCGCGGGCAGTACCGCGCTGGTGCGGCCGAAGGTCAGGGCGTCCCGGGCTATCTCGACGAACTCGGCAGCGACCAGTCCAGGACCGAAACCTTCGTCGCCCTCAAGGCGGAGATCGGTAACTGGCGCTGGGCGGGCGTGCCGTTCTACCTGCGCACCGGCAAGCGCCTCCCTAACCGGATCTCGGAGATCGTGGTCACGTTCCGCGCGTTGCCGCATTCCATCTTCGATCCTACCAACGGTCCGCTGCTGCCCAACCGCCTGACGCTGCGCCTGCAGCCGGACGAGGGCGTCAAGCTGTGGCTGACCATCAAGCATCCGGGTCCGGGTGGCCTGCGCCTGCGCCACGTGCCGCTCGACATGAGTTTCGCGGCGGCGTTCGGCGTGCAGCAGCCCGATGCCTACGAGCGGCTGATCCTCGACGTCGTGCGTGGTAACCCGACCCTGTTCATGCGCCGCGACGAAGTCGAGGCCGCATGGAACTGGGCCGGTCCCATCCTCGAAGCCTGGGAGGGCAGCGGCGATACGCCGAAGCCGTACACCGCGGGTACCTGGGGTCCGAGCGCCGCCGTGGCGCTCATTGAACGCGATGGCCGTACCTGGGCCGAGGACGCAGCATGA
- the pgl gene encoding 6-phosphogluconolactonase, with protein sequence MNAKIHQHDFADKLTLADALARDIAGKLDAAIKARGKASIAVSGGGTPKVMFAVLAEQEIDWSKVTITLVDERWVDEDNERSNARMVRNTLIAHEAHVAAFLPLFDKAHADDVDAALEGVGEKVDALGKPFDVVVLGMGPDGHTASFFPGGDHLAEALDLNGTRSVLSMRAGGAGEPRITLSLPRVLDTRTLYLHIEGADKKDVLARAQAGEDFPIAAVLKQDRVPVDVYWAA encoded by the coding sequence ATGAACGCCAAGATCCATCAGCACGATTTCGCCGATAAGCTCACTCTCGCCGATGCGCTGGCGCGCGACATCGCCGGCAAGCTCGACGCCGCGATCAAGGCGCGCGGCAAGGCCAGCATCGCCGTTTCCGGCGGCGGCACGCCCAAGGTCATGTTCGCCGTGCTCGCCGAGCAGGAGATCGACTGGTCGAAGGTCACCATCACGCTGGTCGACGAGCGCTGGGTCGACGAAGACAACGAGCGTTCCAATGCGCGCATGGTCAGGAACACCCTGATCGCGCACGAAGCGCATGTCGCCGCCTTCCTGCCGCTGTTCGACAAGGCGCATGCCGACGATGTCGATGCCGCGCTCGAGGGCGTGGGCGAGAAGGTCGACGCGCTCGGCAAGCCGTTCGATGTCGTCGTGCTCGGCATGGGTCCGGACGGCCACACCGCGTCGTTCTTCCCCGGCGGCGATCACCTCGCCGAAGCGCTCGACCTCAACGGTACGCGGAGCGTGCTGTCGATGCGTGCCGGCGGTGCGGGTGAGCCGCGCATCACGCTCAGCCTGCCGCGCGTGCTCGATACGCGCACGCTCTACCTGCACATCGAAGGTGCGGACAAGAAAGACGTGCTCGCCAGGGCTCAGGCCGGCGAAGACTTTCCGATCGCCGCCGTGCTCAAGCAGGACCGCGTGCCCGTGGACGTCTACTGGGCCGCCTGA
- the edd gene encoding phosphogluconate dehydratase: protein MTLHPIVAEVTQRIVERSRTSRAAYLARIDAARGTGAKRHHLSCGNLAHGFAACGENDKDALRNGHASNIAIVTSYNDMLSAHQPYERYPELIRRIARDFGATAQVAGGVPAMCDGVTQGRPGMELSLFSRDLIAMATAVSLSHDMYEGALYLGICDKIVPGMLIGALSFGHLASAFVPSGPMPSGIPNEEKSKVRQAFAAGKATRAELLDAEARSYHGSGTCTFYGTANSNQMLMEIMGLHLPGASFEAPDTPLRDALTRATVERVLAIDALGDEYLPIGRIVDERSIVNGVIGLHATGGSTNHLLHLVAIARAAGVELRWDDFDALSAVVPLLARVYPNGYADVNHFHEAGGMGFLMDQLLDAGLLHGDVDTIMGHGLEAYRTTPVLEGDALVWKPVSKESGNRGVLRTIAEPFRHDGGLRMLKGNVGRGVIKISSVPEDRMIIEAPAIVFDEQDEVKAAFDRGELNRDFIAVVRFQGPRARGMPELHKLTPTLSLLQDRGHRVALLTDGRMSGASGRVPAAIHVTPEAEAGGPIARVRTGDMVRLDAVAGTIEVLVDADEWNSRIPDNIDLAMHHTGMGRELFAMFRQSAVTADLGAGVF from the coding sequence ATGACCCTTCATCCCATCGTTGCCGAGGTGACGCAGCGTATCGTCGAGCGCAGTCGCACCTCGCGCGCCGCGTACCTCGCCAGGATCGACGCCGCCCGCGGGACGGGCGCCAAACGCCATCACCTGTCGTGCGGCAATCTCGCGCACGGTTTCGCCGCGTGCGGTGAGAACGACAAGGACGCGCTGCGCAACGGCCACGCGTCCAATATCGCCATCGTCACCTCGTACAACGACATGCTCTCGGCGCATCAGCCGTACGAGCGCTATCCGGAACTGATCCGTCGGATCGCACGAGACTTCGGCGCCACCGCGCAGGTCGCCGGTGGCGTGCCGGCCATGTGCGACGGCGTCACCCAGGGTCGTCCGGGCATGGAGCTGTCGCTGTTCTCGCGCGACCTCATCGCCATGGCGACCGCCGTATCGCTGTCGCACGACATGTACGAAGGCGCGCTGTATCTCGGCATCTGCGACAAGATCGTGCCGGGCATGCTGATCGGCGCGCTGAGCTTCGGCCATCTCGCCAGCGCGTTCGTGCCGTCGGGTCCGATGCCGTCCGGTATTCCGAACGAAGAGAAATCGAAGGTCCGTCAGGCCTTCGCCGCCGGTAAGGCGACACGCGCGGAACTGCTCGACGCGGAAGCGCGTTCCTATCATGGGTCGGGTACCTGCACGTTCTACGGCACCGCGAACTCCAACCAGATGCTGATGGAGATCATGGGCCTGCACCTGCCGGGCGCGAGCTTCGAGGCGCCGGATACGCCGCTGCGTGACGCCCTCACGCGTGCCACGGTGGAGCGCGTGCTGGCGATCGACGCGCTGGGCGATGAATACCTGCCGATCGGCCGTATCGTCGACGAGCGCTCCATCGTGAACGGCGTGATCGGACTGCATGCGACGGGCGGCTCGACCAACCACCTGCTGCATCTCGTCGCCATCGCACGCGCGGCCGGCGTGGAACTGCGCTGGGACGACTTCGATGCGCTGTCCGCGGTCGTGCCGTTGCTCGCACGCGTCTATCCGAACGGCTACGCCGACGTGAACCACTTCCACGAAGCCGGCGGCATGGGTTTCCTGATGGATCAGCTGCTCGATGCCGGCCTGCTGCACGGCGACGTGGACACCATCATGGGCCACGGCCTCGAGGCCTATCGCACCACGCCCGTCCTCGAAGGCGACGCATTGGTCTGGAAACCGGTTTCGAAGGAAAGCGGCAACCGCGGCGTACTGCGCACTATCGCGGAGCCGTTCCGTCATGACGGTGGCTTGCGCATGCTCAAGGGCAATGTCGGTCGCGGCGTGATCAAGATCTCGTCCGTGCCGGAAGATCGCATGATCATCGAGGCACCGGCGATCGTCTTCGACGAGCAGGACGAGGTCAAAGCCGCGTTCGATCGCGGTGAGCTCAATCGCGATTTCATCGCCGTGGTGCGCTTTCAGGGGCCGCGCGCGCGTGGCATGCCGGAGTTGCACAAGCTCACGCCGACGCTGAGCCTGCTGCAGGATCGCGGGCATCGCGTCGCCCTGCTCACCGACGGTCGCATGTCCGGGGCGTCGGGGCGCGTGCCTGCCGCGATCCACGTGACCCCCGAGGCGGAAGCCGGCGGTCCCATCGCCCGCGTGCGCACGGGCGACATGGTTCGTCTCGATGCCGTGGCAGGTACCATTGAAGTTCTGGTCGACGCGGACGAGTGGAACAGCCGCATCCCCGACAACATCGATCTGGCCATGCACCACACCGGCATGGGCCGCGAGCTCTTCGCCATGTTCCGTCAGTCCGCCGTCACGGCCGACCTCGGTGCCGGCGTTTTCTGA
- the eda gene encoding bifunctional 4-hydroxy-2-oxoglutarate aldolase/2-dehydro-3-deoxy-phosphogluconate aldolase — translation MSNEAKQQSVESTLRLAPVVPVVIIEDASKAVGMARALVAGGIPAIEVTLRTPAALDAVRAIAAEVEGAFVGVGTVLTARDLENAYKAGAKFAVSPGSAPRLLDAADDHELPLLPGAATSSEAMELLERGYRFQKFFPAVPAGGPKLIGAWASPLPQIRFCPTGGVSLANAPEFLALPNVVCVGGSWLTPANLLATSDWAAIEALAREAAQLRA, via the coding sequence ATGAGTAACGAAGCGAAGCAACAGAGTGTCGAGTCCACGCTGCGCCTGGCGCCGGTGGTGCCGGTCGTCATCATCGAGGACGCCTCGAAGGCGGTCGGCATGGCGCGCGCGCTGGTCGCCGGTGGCATCCCCGCCATCGAAGTCACCCTGCGTACGCCCGCCGCACTCGACGCCGTCCGCGCGATCGCCGCGGAAGTCGAAGGGGCCTTCGTCGGTGTGGGCACGGTGCTGACCGCTCGCGACCTCGAGAACGCTTACAAGGCCGGCGCGAAGTTCGCCGTGTCGCCGGGCAGCGCGCCGCGTCTGCTCGATGCCGCCGACGATCACGAGCTGCCGCTGCTCCCCGGCGCGGCGACGTCCAGCGAGGCCATGGAACTGCTGGAGCGTGGTTATCGCTTCCAGAAGTTCTTCCCGGCCGTTCCGGCCGGCGGCCCGAAGCTCATCGGTGCCTGGGCCAGCCCGCTGCCGCAGATCCGCTTCTGCCCCACCGGCGGCGTCAGCCTCGCCAACGCACCCGAGTTCCTCGCGCTGCCCAACGTCGTCTGCGTCGGCGGTTCGTGGCTGACCCCCGCCAACCTCCTGGCCACCTCCGACTGGGCCGCCATCGAAGCCCTCGCGCGAGAAGCGGCGCAACTGCGCGCCTGA